A genomic region of Megasphaera vaginalis (ex Bordigoni et al. 2020) contains the following coding sequences:
- a CDS encoding betaine-aldehyde dehydrogenase, with protein MEKRYICNGKMTYPNGGESSTQYAFTSTQDGVMITINDPNDMLFDYGDHVILAVTKAPAEDSSTTPADTTAPIA; from the coding sequence ATGGAAAAAAGGTATATATGTAATGGCAAGATGACTTATCCGAATGGTGGTGAGTCGAGTACGCAGTATGCTTTTACCAGTACACAGGACGGAGTAATGATTACGATCAATGATCCGAATGATATGTTGTTTGACTATGGGGATCACGTCATTTTAGCTGTTACCAAAGCACCTGCTGAGGATAGCAGTACTACACCTGCCGACACCACTGCGCCTATAGCATAA